One Malassezia restricta chromosome III, complete sequence DNA segment encodes these proteins:
- a CDS encoding coatomer subunit epsilon, which translates to MDASVIEVQSLYYQNAHAGCVALAQKHAPNGVMDDTSLLILVYAARAALAMGDIAGARQLLGDDAEQPVAMSVLLLADFYEMKRAGDEAGCGDVVEQLTMLLDVVEPGELSSEIVRYQVGLALYEHGDAQKALETLGVTGAGGSTELECIALGVHILLAIHRIDLAEKEYLLAQQQNDDSILVQYMEAWIGLVRGGRATQQAYYVYDEMSQNSMIAQTPNMAPSLVGKAVAQAAQDHLSNASGTLHEALALDPANTLALANQAVAKSLDSETGVPEADAAANLYATTEPASALALLWDSKRRELAEAVAALA; encoded by the coding sequence ATGGACGCATCGGTGATTGAAGTGCAGAGTCTGTACTATCAgaatgcgcatgccggATGTGTCGCATTAGCACAGAAGCATGCGCCAAATGGTGTGATGGATGATACAAGTCTACTGATCCTTGTGTATGCGGCCCGCGCGGCACTGGCTATGGGCGATATTGCTGGTGCTCGGCAGCTTCTGGGAgatgatgccgagcagccTGTGGCCATGTCTGTACTTCTCCTAGCTGATTTTTATGAGATGAAGCGCGCTGGCGATGAGGCTGGCTGTGGAGATGTGGTTGAGCAGCTCAcgatgctgctggatgTTGTTGAGCCTGGTGAGTTGTCGAGTGAGATTGTGCGATACCAAGTGGGTTTGGCTCTGTACGAGCATGGTGATGCGCAaaaggcgctcgagacgctgggCGTGACGGGTGCTGGCGGTAGTACTGAGCTCGAATGCATTGCGCTTGGTGTGCACATTCTCCTGGCCATCCACCGTATCGATCTTGCCGAGAAAGAGTATCTtttggcgcagcagcagaaTGACGACTCAATTTTGGTGCAATATATGGAAGCGTGGATTGGTCTTGTGCGTGGGGGACGAGCGACGCAACAGGCGTATTATGTATACGATGAAATGAGCCAAAACAGCATGATTGCACAGACGCCCAATATGGCACCGTCGCTGGTTGGCAaggccgtggcgcaggcggcacAAGACCACTTGAGCAATGCATCGGGAACGTTGCATGAGGCGCTAGCACTAGATCCAGCCAACACGCTAGCGCTTGCGAATCAGGCCGTTGCCAAGTCTCTCGACAGCGAGACGGGCGTGCCAGAGGCCGATGCGGCTGCGAACTTGTACGCTACGACGGAACCCGCATCGGCGCTTGCTTTACTATGGGATAGTAAGCGCCGAGAGTTGGCG
- a CDS encoding cytochrome c peroxidase, with the protein MTFAMRGLTRLTQCLRSTSAVSVPRTSIRAYSTPASPKGKSNAGVSAIVAALIASAATGAFVMQNDIKDFINGKTSGTKVPTKEDYQQVYNEVAKNLEDASYDDGSYAPVVLRLSWHSSGTYDKNEHNGGSNGATMRFKPEASHGANAGLENARKFHEPIKAKFPWISYSDLWTLGGVAAVQEMGGPKVLWRPGRQDKPVEATPPEGRLPGGPEDRDQLRKIFYRLGFNDQEIVALAGAHAVGRCHTHHSGYDGPWTFSPTSFTNQYYVMLLEQDWVPKEWDGPFQYVDKESKSLMMLPADYLLVKDGAFNKYVKQYAKDEERFFKDFASAYSRLMELGVPKENFEEAAKKLGIDGPLTFKTLDEQE; encoded by the coding sequence ATGACCTTTGCTATGCGTGGTTTGACTCGTCTGACACAATGCTTGCGTTCGACAAGCGCTGTATCAGTCCCTCGTACAAGTATTCGTGCGTACAGCACGCCTGCTTCGCCCAAAGGCAAGTCAAATGCCGGCGTCTCCGCCATTGTGGCGGCATTGATTGCGTCTGCTGCCACGGGAGCTTTTGTTATGCAGAATGACATTAAGGACTTCATTAATGGTAAGACATCCGGCACCAAAGTTCCCACGAAGGAAGATTATCAGCAAGTGTACAACGAAGTTGCTAAGAACTTGGAGGACGCGTCCTACGATGACGGCAGCTATGCCCCTGTGGTTTTGCGTCTTTCGTGGCACTCCTCCGGTACCTACGACAAGAATGAACACAACGGCGGCAGCAATGGtgcgacgatgcgcttcaAGCCAGAGGCTAGCCATGGAGCCAATGCCGGTCTTGAAAACGCTCGCAAGTTCCACGAGCCTATCAAAGCCAAGTTCCCCTGGATCTCATATTCGGACCTCTGGACGCTCGGTGGTGTGGCTGCTGTACAAGAAATGGGTGGACCTAAGGTGCTCTGGCGCCCTGGTCGTCAAGACAAGCCTGTAGAAGCGACGCCCCCTGAGGGTCGTCTGCCGGGTGGTCCCGAAGACCGTGACCAGCTGCGTAAGATTTTCTACCGCCTTGGATTCAACGATCAGGAGATTGTGGCTCTGGCTGGTGCTCACGCTGTGGGACGctgccacacgcaccatTCGGGATATGATGGCCCATGGACGTTTTCGCCCACGTCATTCACGAACCAGTACTATGTGATGTTGCTCGAGCAGGACTGGGTCCCTAAGGAATGGGATGGACCTTTCCAATATGTGGACAAGGAGTCGAAGTCGTTAATGATGCTTCCCGCGGACTACTTGCTTGTTAAGGATGGCGCATTTAACAAATACGTCAAGCAATATGCCAAGGACGAAGAAAGGTTCTTCAAGGACTTTGCAAGTGCCTACTCGAGACTCATGGAGCTGGGTGTACCTAAGGAAAACTTTGAGGAAGCAGCCAAGAAGCTTGGTATCGACGGTCCCCTCACATTCAAGACGCTGGATGAGCAAGAGTAA